The DNA window aggactatcgttatatcataaaatttcgttttaaacaaatcatgatcatgagaagttaaatagcatgaaaataataaggtattaagtactcgtgtcaaaaaaaatagtcaattttcgttacgtttttgacggtaatatatttttattatttttttaaaagggtttaaatcaattatctcatttgcgaccttgagagtttatatcgtgtcatataataaaaaaaaattaaacctctaggtgttatcagtttttttttatcagccttccaaatttgaaacgtccaaattggtcaaaatggTAGCGGCCTCGTATCTAATTGTTGGATTTATttttgagaatgaaacgggaagaatggcaatataaattaataataactaaaatattttaatgtttgtcattGCTATAATgctataataattacaaatttgacacagaaaatatcttgcgacgatttcgacattggcgaaatgcacgattattatattttagtgtacttaataaattagcattctccattattgcaccAAAAaattcacagacgcgtgtctcaagcgaatggcactcgcgctcgcactggtcccaaccggtccgagatatcgtgtccgtgagcagtgtctatgtgtgcgttgctcgagcgcactttgtatgtagattgatttctgtgacctatctgttttgtggtcTAGTTATGAATTAATTAATGAAGTCCCcgttagtgtatttttttaatgtatccCGTAATATGGCCCACTGCAGGGCAATAGGCCTCCTctttcctccgccactcttctCTATCCTGGACATGTAACTGCCTGCCATagcgtaaaaaaaacatttataatttcaGACACAGAAGAAATAGAAGAGAAACCAAAGAAAGCGGTGAAGAAAGAGAAGAAACtgaaggcgggagcgaagcgtcgCCGCGCGAAGAGCAAGCACAAGCGGGACGTGCTGGGACGCCTCCACGCCACCAGGGACAAACTGAAGCTGATGGAGGACTATGGTGagaataattgattgaatcaggctttgCAGAGATCCACGAGTTaatttatatggacctccgcaaagccTATATTAAACAACAGCTCACAATTTTCGCCTGACAAGTGTCTAAAATGAGAACGTTATCATCActactgtttaattttaaattgtcaatGATACAGCGACAGAGTTCCgactatggcccaagtcctctcatccTGTTCTACTGTGTCATTTGGCACACCACCAGTCGAACACCGTgtataatgtaataatatactcagcagcacaaaattaagcccactctccatacacaTTACtccatatacttaaatacatacaaacattcaaGACTctagtacaaacattcgtattcatcatacaaatatttgcccgtcaCGGGGATCGACCCCGCAAccgctagcttcgtagtcagggccacTAACAAGTTAGCTATGTGGTCGTCCGTAATTTAATATTCTAATTATTCCCCACAGATATCAAGCCTTTCGAGAAACCGAAGCGAATCGTCGACTCAGACCTAAAAGTGTACAGCAACTGCGTGACTCTGGTCGAAAGCTCGTACGTTTGTCCCTTCGATACCTCCTTTAGCGATTACTTCTGTGTCTACTGCCGACAAGTCTTCACAGACCCGAGCAAACTCAGGGAACACACGCTCTCACATGACCCTGTAGCTTACAAAGACATAGTGACATCAGTAAAGAAGCTACCACAGATAGACATCCAACGGATAGACTGCAGACTGTGCCCAATGAAAATAGACAACTTGGAAACTTTCAAAGAGCACATCATCaacgtacatcaaaaacaatacCAACCAAACCCCAGCGACTTCTTAGTGTACAGATTAACCATAACGAACTTAACGTGCACGGAATGCGGTACATCCTTTGGTTTCTTTCACGCTCTTAGAAAACATATGGCGGAGCATTTCGGCACTTGCATATGCGATGTTTGCGGGGCGCATTACTTCGAAGAACGCATGCTAATTCTGCATCAGAAGACGCATCAGCGTGTAGAAGAGAACTTTCCATGCAAGGAATGCGGGAAGAACTTCAAGTCTAAACACAGCAGGTACTTGCATGAAGCTAGGACGCACAAGAAAGAACCAGCGTACCAATGTGTGAAGTGCGATGCGGTGCTTTTCTCCTACACTTTACGCTACAGGCACATGATAGAAGTGCATGGGGAAGAAAGATTGTTTCCATGTGAACATTGCGATAGGGCATATGATAGCCGGAAATCTCTAAGAGAACACAACAGAAGGTCGCATTTGAAAATATTCAAACACCAGTGTGATTTGTGTGACAAAAGGTTCTACTTGCCGTCTCGTTTGAAAGAACACATGGCGACTCACACAGGGGAAAGAAATTATAGATGCGAGTACTGTGGGAAGAGTTATCCGAGACTCAGGGGACTGAAGGTACATATGCAGAGTCATAGCACTGAGAAGAAATTTAGGTGTGTAATGTGTAACGCTTCGTTCACGCAGAACGTCAATTTGAGGAATCATATGAAGAGGCAGCACCAGAGCCTGGAAATGGAGGAGTTTCAGGATTAATATGGAAGCTTTTGCGCTAAGAGTGGTGTGAAGTATATGATGTGACAATGGATTGACtagaaatgaaatgatatttattccagaggggctactccgaaattcgaaaattgaagttcgtatcgtaccgcttatattatttaatacgagaatgagagttACGgcaccatacgaacttcgatgtttgaatttcggagtagcctccCAGACATAAGTATAGGTGtacacaattaaataattaaatagaacaaattttattaaatcatggattaaatgaaattgaaataaattgaaccaaatcacaaattaaattgaattacattaacgattttaataatttaattaaacaaattaatacgccgacaattaattaaaaattatataaaaaaaagtattatattataataacagtAACAGCTTATGGCCTTTCAGGCAGAGGGCTCGCAGTTTTTCGAGTACCGCAAATACGGCACGGCAGATGGTTGCCCATTTATTGTTCACATCTCTCGAGACGCCGAGTCTACACTAACTGGGGCAATTtactcgtcatcatcagcctatagcagtccactatTATTGGACATAATAGCCTCCCCCgatgagcgccattgcgccctgtcctagGCTCGAAGCATCCATCTACCAACCTTTCGCAGATCGCCACTACGCTACGTTTGCTGAGACGCGgcctccactcaagaactcgtttactccacaGATTGCTTCTTCGACAAATATGGctggcccactgccacttcaacttgctaattctctgagctatgtcgatgactttagtgcTGTGTCGGATAGTTTCATCGTGGATTCTATCCTTCAGAGACTCGAGCATAGCTTGTTCCATGGCTCGCTGGGTGACCTTGAACTTTGAGGCATATTACTACAACCCAAGGTTAAAATATGGATAAAGTATGTACAGAAGTTGCGTCTCTTGTGAATTTAAGACCGCCATAGAGACTAATAGcattcagtggcgtagctaggtaacctaaaataaaaaaatggggcccactgctatcaaactgtaaggtttttgaagtaaaatcatatgtatacaatactttaaaaatgctaagcaactttatcatcagttATAAAGCAAaatttcgagggcccctgagcttgagggccccgcaCTGCCCGCCTAGCCTCTTGGTAGCTAGCCACTAATAGCAATCTAGTGGGCCCCTGCTTAACACGAATTAAACTAGGAACGAACATTCCGTCATACAAATAATGTCTCTCGGGTGGGTTCGGTGCGtggtgtacagtcaactacaaagattgGATACGACCagtcaaaaaaatatgtatgcacaATTTTAACGATAAGTGAATAAGCCGTGAACACagtcatattttttaactttaaccATACctatctctttgtagttgactgtacacagTGCACCGATTGTTTTTACTCCTACCAGAATCTCAGTATTGTTCTCTGTAAATAgtcaaagtaatttatttttgttttaaataagtgTTAGTAAGCGTATTGTTAATATAGAATTACTTAAATGTGGAAATAAATCTATTTACTatttcctgtattttttttacagcttaGTGCATGCAA is part of the Choristoneura fumiferana chromosome 26, NRCan_CFum_1, whole genome shotgun sequence genome and encodes:
- the LOC141442931 gene encoding uncharacterized protein, whose product is MTSFLPIMSATIRKGPVFDPGLCRCCGAIKKCRVLNVEYEFEGKKEVYSDMFMDSFGLMLSHLDGSELERLICATCVLRLRDASAFRVQVLRCEETLLQASIHVHAPGELDNLPPEVKEESDVKDEKALEDNDSYLDDAADPDYVDDNRDEADTEEIEEKPKKAVKKEKKLKAGAKRRRAKSKHKRDVLGRLHATRDKLKLMEDYDIKPFEKPKRIVDSDLKVYSNCVTLVESSYVCPFDTSFSDYFCVYCRQVFTDPSKLREHTLSHDPVAYKDIVTSVKKLPQIDIQRIDCRLCPMKIDNLETFKEHIINVHQKQYQPNPSDFLVYRLTITNLTCTECGTSFGFFHALRKHMAEHFGTCICDVCGAHYFEERMLILHQKTHQRVEENFPCKECGKNFKSKHSRYLHEARTHKKEPAYQCVKCDAVLFSYTLRYRHMIEVHGEERLFPCEHCDRAYDSRKSLREHNRRSHLKIFKHQCDLCDKRFYLPSRLKEHMATHTGERNYRCEYCGKSYPRLRGLKVHMQSHSTEKKFRCVMCNASFTQNVNLRNHMKRQHQSLEMEEFQD